In the Gymnodinialimonas sp. 202GB13-11 genome, one interval contains:
- a CDS encoding GIY-YIG nuclease family protein: MTVDDILEPKPKARPRIYAYSIDDAAHAGLLKVGQTTRDVRQRVNEQLGTAAIKNFTIELDEPAERADGSFITDHEVRARLVSKGFVNTEKEWMQCSLADVQTVLTELRTGQKRSGTHHQTFAMRREQREAVEQTHAYYMSRWSEDMHAVPRFLWNAKMRYGKTFTTYQLARKMGAKRVLVLTFKPAVEDAWQTDLESHVDFDGWQYLSRKSDADPTQIDESKPVVYFGSFQDMLGKDRLGNIKPRNDWLHAVNWDLVVFDEYHFGAWRESAKELFEGEEEALEREEKLLEDANKLTERVAELQEPLEAETEFLPITTRAYLYLSGTPFKALATGEFIEEQIFNWTYTDEQRAKAEFAANHPGQWNPYGSLPQMRLLTYQMPDELLSIASAGEFDEFDLNEFFAATGTGANAQFKHKDEVQTWLNIIRGQHAAHAVDNLRTGTRPPFPYSDVRLLPYLQHSFWFLPNVAACHAMTKLLAERQNNFWHEYNVVVSAGTSAGIGLEALPPVRAAIGSGFDTKSITLSCGKLTTGVTVKQWSSILMLRNLKSPETYFQAAFRVQSPWAIKNPNGDNPNEEEVLKPVCFVFDFAPTRALRQLSEYGIGLSPNEPNPENAVRDLVSFLPVLAYDGANMTQIDAGGILDIAMAGTSATLLARKWESALLVNVDNDTLRRIMDNEEAMKAVERIEGWRALGDNIIETIINKSEKVKELKGKAKSGDISEKEKKELSAEEKEFKSKRKLVQEKLVKFATRIPAFMYLTDFRENTLQDVITKLEPDLFLSVTGLTVADFHLLVRLKVFNTEHMNQAVFAFRRYEDASLSYSGIDSHSGLTRYGLYDTVIEVS; the protein is encoded by the coding sequence GTGACTGTTGACGACATTCTAGAGCCAAAACCAAAGGCTCGCCCCCGCATTTACGCTTATTCGATTGACGATGCCGCCCACGCGGGTCTTCTCAAAGTCGGGCAGACCACACGGGATGTGCGGCAACGGGTAAACGAGCAACTCGGCACCGCCGCAATCAAGAACTTCACCATCGAACTTGATGAACCAGCAGAACGTGCGGATGGTTCTTTCATAACCGACCATGAAGTGCGCGCGCGGCTTGTCAGCAAGGGATTTGTGAACACTGAAAAGGAATGGATGCAGTGTTCTCTTGCGGATGTGCAGACCGTCCTGACCGAATTGCGCACCGGGCAAAAACGCTCGGGCACGCACCACCAGACCTTTGCCATGCGCAGGGAACAGCGCGAGGCGGTCGAGCAAACTCACGCCTACTATATGTCCCGTTGGTCTGAGGACATGCACGCCGTTCCCCGCTTTCTGTGGAACGCCAAGATGCGCTACGGCAAGACCTTCACCACCTACCAGTTGGCCCGCAAGATGGGCGCAAAGCGGGTGCTGGTGCTGACCTTCAAGCCAGCCGTGGAAGATGCGTGGCAAACCGACCTTGAAAGCCATGTCGATTTCGACGGCTGGCAATACCTGTCCCGCAAATCAGACGCCGATCCAACCCAGATCGACGAGAGCAAGCCTGTGGTCTACTTTGGCTCGTTCCAAGACATGCTGGGCAAGGATCGGCTGGGTAATATCAAGCCCCGGAACGATTGGCTCCACGCGGTCAACTGGGACTTGGTGGTTTTTGACGAATACCATTTCGGCGCGTGGCGTGAGAGTGCCAAGGAACTGTTCGAAGGCGAAGAAGAAGCCCTTGAGCGTGAGGAGAAGCTTCTCGAAGACGCAAACAAGCTGACGGAGCGCGTTGCCGAGTTGCAGGAGCCACTTGAAGCGGAAACCGAGTTCTTGCCGATTACGACACGGGCTTACCTCTACCTGTCAGGCACACCGTTCAAGGCGCTGGCGACGGGCGAGTTCATCGAAGAACAGATCTTCAACTGGACCTACACCGACGAGCAACGCGCCAAGGCCGAATTTGCGGCAAACCATCCCGGCCAATGGAACCCTTACGGCTCACTGCCACAGATGCGGTTGCTGACCTATCAGATGCCGGACGAACTGTTGTCCATAGCAAGCGCGGGTGAGTTCGACGAGTTCGACCTGAACGAGTTTTTTGCCGCAACCGGCACAGGTGCGAATGCACAGTTCAAGCACAAGGATGAAGTGCAGACCTGGCTGAATATCATCAGGGGCCAGCACGCGGCTCATGCGGTGGACAACCTCAGAACAGGCACGCGACCGCCGTTCCCATATTCTGACGTGCGGTTGTTGCCATACCTCCAGCACTCATTCTGGTTCCTGCCAAACGTCGCCGCATGTCATGCTATGACGAAACTGTTGGCAGAGCGCCAAAACAATTTCTGGCACGAGTACAACGTGGTGGTGTCGGCTGGCACATCGGCAGGCATCGGGCTTGAAGCCTTGCCACCAGTTCGCGCGGCTATCGGAAGCGGCTTTGACACGAAGTCGATCACCCTGTCCTGCGGCAAGCTCACAACCGGCGTGACGGTCAAGCAATGGTCTTCAATTCTGATGCTGCGGAACCTGAAATCGCCGGAAACGTACTTTCAAGCCGCGTTTAGGGTGCAGTCGCCGTGGGCGATCAAGAACCCGAATGGCGACAATCCCAACGAGGAAGAAGTTCTCAAGCCGGTTTGCTTTGTCTTTGATTTTGCACCGACTCGCGCCCTCAGGCAGTTGTCGGAATACGGCATTGGGCTTTCACCAAACGAACCGAACCCAGAAAACGCGGTTCGTGATCTTGTGTCTTTCCTGCCTGTTCTCGCTTACGACGGCGCGAACATGACCCAGATTGATGCTGGTGGCATTCTGGACATAGCGATGGCCGGAACCTCTGCGACACTGCTGGCTCGCAAATGGGAAAGCGCGCTGTTGGTGAACGTCGATAACGACACCCTGCGACGCATCATGGACAACGAAGAAGCCATGAAAGCGGTGGAGCGTATCGAAGGGTGGCGCGCGCTCGGCGACAACATCATCGAAACGATCATCAACAAGAGCGAGAAGGTCAAGGAACTAAAGGGCAAAGCTAAATCGGGCGACATTTCGGAGAAGGAAAAGAAAGAGCTTTCCGCTGAGGAGAAAGAGTTTAAATCGAAGCGCAAACTCGTTCAGGAAAAGCTGGTCAAGTTCGCAACTCGGATACCCGCGTTTATGTATCTGACAGACTTCCGCGAAAACACGCTGCAAGATGTAATTACGAAACTTGAACCTGATCTTTTCTTGAGCGTGACGGGGCTGACCGTTGCTGACTTCCATTTGCTGGTTCGCCTCAAGGTGTTCAACACCGAGCATATGAACCAAGCTGTATTCGCATTCCGCAGATATGAGGACGCGTCGCTGTCATACAGCGGCATCGATAGCCATTCTGGTCTGACTCGTTATGGACTTTACGATACAGTTATCGAGGTCAGCTGA
- a CDS encoding Eco57I restriction-modification methylase domain-containing protein, translating to MTKAAFALRGRNPDVLSCIANLSNDEVFTPPEFSNRMLDTLAEAWAADNDGANIWADPSVRFLDPCTKSGVFLREITKRLIVGLEPQMPELQARVDHILTRQVYGIGITELTAMLARRSLYCSKHANGPHSISRGFNSEAGNIWFERVEHNWNKQGKCTFCGASRSTLDRGEDRESHAYAFIHTNNIRERVSALFGGDMQFDVIVGNPPYQLASDGGTRDVPIYQHFVEQAKALQPRYLSMVIPSRWMATGLGLNDFRNTMLNDTHLKVLVDYTNAAEVFSSVGINGGACYFLWDAEHDGQCMVSTVRGGEISGPSLRDLNEFDVLVRDDRALDILRKTLSHSEPSVNTILARDKEFGWTSNFDGFHKTEKPGDVPLYYIRKMKRSHGFIEREKITKSAHLVDTWKLLVPAVGSGREREKSGVDIVLGPSQIAPNPSVCTQSFLFFYVDSQAAAESIQSYYKTRFFRFLVSLRKITQHATHGTYSWVPMQSWDRHWTDEALFEKYAITSEEQSYIEALIRPME from the coding sequence ATGACCAAAGCTGCTTTTGCGCTCCGGGGCAGGAACCCGGACGTTCTGTCCTGTATTGCAAACTTGTCCAACGACGAAGTGTTCACGCCTCCCGAGTTTTCCAACCGAATGTTGGACACGCTGGCAGAGGCATGGGCAGCGGACAATGACGGCGCAAACATTTGGGCCGACCCGTCCGTCAGGTTTCTTGATCCATGCACCAAGTCAGGGGTGTTCCTGCGGGAGATCACAAAACGCCTGATAGTCGGCCTTGAGCCACAGATGCCCGAATTGCAAGCGCGCGTGGATCACATCCTGACGCGACAGGTCTACGGCATTGGCATCACCGAATTAACGGCCATGCTGGCGCGGCGCTCGCTCTATTGCTCGAAACACGCGAACGGGCCGCATTCGATTTCACGCGGCTTCAATTCCGAGGCGGGCAATATCTGGTTCGAACGGGTGGAGCATAACTGGAACAAACAAGGCAAGTGCACCTTCTGCGGTGCGAGCAGATCGACGCTGGACCGAGGCGAAGACCGAGAAAGTCATGCCTATGCGTTCATTCACACCAACAATATTAGGGAGCGCGTTTCGGCGCTTTTTGGAGGCGACATGCAGTTCGATGTCATCGTAGGGAACCCACCATATCAACTCGCGAGCGATGGCGGTACGCGTGACGTGCCAATTTATCAGCACTTTGTCGAACAAGCCAAAGCCCTTCAGCCACGGTATCTATCAATGGTTATTCCATCTCGTTGGATGGCCACTGGGCTTGGGTTGAACGATTTTCGCAACACGATGCTAAACGATACTCACCTCAAAGTCCTCGTCGACTATACCAATGCTGCGGAAGTATTCTCTTCGGTCGGCATTAATGGAGGGGCATGTTACTTCCTGTGGGACGCGGAGCATGACGGCCAATGTATGGTTTCAACGGTTAGGGGTGGAGAAATCTCTGGGCCATCGCTTCGAGACCTCAACGAATTTGATGTTTTGGTTCGAGACGACCGAGCGCTCGACATCCTGCGAAAGACACTTAGTCACAGTGAACCATCCGTTAATACTATTCTCGCGAGAGACAAAGAGTTTGGCTGGACATCCAATTTTGATGGATTTCACAAGACAGAAAAACCGGGGGACGTTCCGCTCTACTACATTCGAAAAATGAAGCGTAGTCATGGCTTCATTGAGCGTGAGAAAATTACCAAAAGTGCACATCTGGTCGATACGTGGAAACTTCTAGTTCCGGCTGTAGGATCGGGGCGAGAGAGAGAAAAAAGCGGCGTGGATATTGTACTTGGACCGTCGCAGATTGCTCCAAATCCTTCGGTCTGCACTCAATCATTTTTGTTCTTCTACGTGGACTCACAGGCAGCGGCAGAGAGCATCCAGTCCTATTACAAGACCCGTTTCTTTCGGTTTTTGGTTTCTCTACGGAAGATCACACAGCACGCTACGCACGGAACTTACTCGTGGGTCCCTATGCAGTCTTGGGACCGTCACTGGACAGATGAGGCACTTTTCGAAAAGTATGCGATCACTAGCGAAGAACAGAGCTACATCGAAGCGCTTATTCGGCCAATGGAATAG
- a CDS encoding GIY-YIG nuclease family protein — translation MSVGAALGRTIQLFLVDGKPTGLRKATIHGWTGLLFVSGASAFGEMTARHEVDRTGVYILAGPDPESPGGTRVYIGSGNSVAERIKQSALKRDFWETAITVTTSDDDLSKGHAEYLEARLIQVANDAGRVVLDNGTQPDTTRRRLPEADVANMEQFLANLQVVLPVVGLDMLKPQPKAVTQTAKSVEERTSGETQFEIRHKSGVQATAVEEDGEFVVLEGSEALSDTGYVQNPGYASLKDKLVANGVLVSDGPGRMRFVKPWGFNSPSAAAAIILDQSSNGRERWKVKGSKQNYHEWQQAIAERQATAP, via the coding sequence ATGAGTGTTGGAGCGGCCTTGGGGCGAACCATTCAACTTTTTCTCGTGGACGGAAAGCCAACGGGACTTCGCAAAGCAACTATTCACGGCTGGACCGGCCTGCTCTTTGTTTCAGGCGCATCGGCATTTGGAGAGATGACCGCTCGCCATGAAGTTGACCGGACAGGAGTTTACATTCTGGCCGGTCCCGACCCTGAAAGCCCGGGTGGGACGCGCGTTTACATAGGATCAGGAAATTCTGTTGCAGAGCGCATCAAGCAGAGTGCGCTAAAGCGAGACTTCTGGGAAACGGCCATTACCGTAACGACCAGTGACGATGACCTTTCAAAGGGCCATGCAGAATATCTTGAAGCCAGACTGATCCAAGTCGCCAATGATGCAGGTCGCGTCGTCCTCGACAACGGCACTCAGCCAGACACTACTCGCCGCCGATTGCCTGAGGCTGACGTTGCGAACATGGAACAGTTCCTCGCGAACTTGCAGGTTGTTCTGCCGGTGGTCGGTCTGGACATGCTGAAGCCGCAACCGAAGGCCGTCACTCAAACGGCCAAATCTGTTGAAGAGCGCACATCCGGCGAGACACAATTTGAAATACGCCACAAGAGCGGGGTTCAAGCGACTGCGGTCGAAGAAGACGGTGAGTTTGTGGTTCTAGAGGGATCAGAGGCGCTTTCGGACACCGGTTATGTCCAAAATCCTGGGTATGCCTCACTTAAGGACAAGCTAGTGGCCAACGGGGTATTGGTTAGTGACGGTCCGGGCAGAATGCGCTTTGTCAAACCATGGGGGTTCAACAGCCCTTCCGCCGCTGCCGCCATCATTTTGGATCAATCCAGCAATGGCCGTGAACGTTGGAAGGTAAAAGGCTCCAAGCAAAACTATCATGAATGGCAGCAAGCAATTGCTGAGCGACAGGCGACGGCACCATGA